One Paraburkholderia flagellata genomic window carries:
- a CDS encoding alkene reductase, with the protein MSDALFQPIRLGRHSLAHRVAMAPLTRSRAGQPGNVPTPMNVEYYRQRAGAALIVTEATQISQQGQGYAWTPGIHSAEQIEGWRAVSEAVHAEGGKIFLQLWHVGRVSHPVFQPGGGLPVAPTAMPVPGKTFIVDSNGNGAWADVPVPRALTLEGIAQIVQDFRVAARHAMQAGMDGVEIHAGNGYLIDQFINSDSNRRTDVYGGSIENRTRLLFEIVEAVSDEVGAVNVGVRLTPMGRFMGMGDETPEATFGHIAERLDGWKLAYLHLVEPAIVGTVKDEKYDPRWDAIIELIRRQFKGVLMLAGGYTLETATHAIESGRADLIAFGRPFIANPDLPARLRGALPLNDADPGTFFGGDERGYIDYPAFASISD; encoded by the coding sequence ATGTCTGACGCTCTCTTCCAACCGATTCGCCTCGGCCGCCACTCACTCGCACATCGCGTCGCCATGGCGCCGCTCACGCGTTCGCGCGCGGGCCAGCCCGGCAATGTGCCGACCCCGATGAACGTCGAGTATTACCGGCAGCGCGCCGGCGCGGCGCTGATCGTCACCGAGGCCACGCAAATATCGCAGCAGGGCCAAGGTTATGCCTGGACACCCGGCATCCATAGTGCGGAGCAGATCGAAGGCTGGCGAGCCGTGAGCGAGGCCGTCCATGCCGAAGGCGGCAAGATCTTTCTGCAACTCTGGCACGTGGGACGCGTCTCGCACCCGGTCTTCCAGCCCGGCGGTGGCCTGCCCGTCGCGCCGACGGCGATGCCCGTGCCGGGCAAGACGTTCATCGTCGACAGCAACGGCAATGGCGCCTGGGCCGATGTCCCGGTGCCCCGGGCATTGACGCTCGAAGGTATTGCGCAGATCGTGCAGGACTTCCGCGTCGCTGCGCGCCATGCCATGCAAGCCGGTATGGACGGAGTCGAGATTCACGCCGGCAACGGCTATCTGATCGATCAGTTCATCAATAGCGATAGCAATCGCCGTACCGATGTGTATGGCGGCAGCATCGAAAACCGTACGCGCCTGCTGTTCGAAATCGTGGAAGCGGTCAGCGACGAGGTAGGCGCGGTGAACGTCGGCGTGCGGCTCACACCCATGGGACGCTTCATGGGTATGGGCGACGAGACGCCGGAAGCCACCTTCGGCCATATCGCCGAGCGCCTCGATGGCTGGAAACTGGCTTACCTGCACCTCGTCGAGCCCGCTATTGTCGGCACGGTGAAGGACGAAAAGTACGATCCCCGCTGGGACGCCATCATCGAGCTCATCCGTCGGCAATTCAAGGGCGTCTTGATGCTTGCCGGCGGCTATACGCTGGAAACCGCGACGCATGCGATCGAAAGCGGCCGCGCGGACCTCATCGCGTTCGGCCGTCCGTTCATCGCCAACCCGGATCTGCCTGCGCGTTTGCGTGGAGCGCTGCCCCTCAATGATGCCGACCCGGGCACCTTCTTCGGCGGTGACGAGCGAGGCTATATCGACTATCCGGCATTTGCGTCCATCTCGGACTGA
- a CDS encoding DsbA family oxidoreductase: MEPLEIRITHDFICPWCWIGEKKLEEAVTAEGVSEEVKYVFMPYELNPDMPQEGRDRKAYRTAKFGSWARSQAMDVHVTEEGRLHGLTFDYGKVKRTPNTLAAHRLVWFVQNEGGDARSLVNAIFRAHFTEGRDIGNTEVLTDIAASVGLDRIRVSELFASQDGCAQVRKLEGASALESVSVIPYVKLRNEVVSGAQPVPVFRRALRTAANKESGAGIVA, translated from the coding sequence ATGGAACCGCTTGAAATTCGTATCACGCACGATTTCATTTGCCCGTGGTGCTGGATTGGCGAAAAGAAGCTCGAGGAAGCCGTAACGGCGGAAGGCGTGAGCGAGGAAGTCAAGTACGTGTTCATGCCATATGAGCTGAATCCGGACATGCCGCAAGAGGGGCGAGACCGCAAGGCCTATCGCACGGCGAAATTCGGCAGTTGGGCTCGCTCGCAGGCCATGGATGTGCACGTGACGGAAGAAGGCAGGCTGCATGGACTGACGTTCGATTACGGCAAGGTGAAGCGCACGCCGAACACGTTGGCGGCACACCGGCTGGTGTGGTTCGTCCAGAACGAAGGCGGCGACGCGCGCTCTTTGGTCAATGCGATTTTTCGCGCCCACTTCACAGAGGGACGCGATATCGGCAACACGGAAGTGTTGACGGATATCGCCGCTTCTGTGGGGCTCGACAGGATACGTGTGAGCGAACTGTTCGCATCGCAAGACGGATGTGCACAGGTGCGCAAGCTCGAAGGCGCCTCCGCTCTCGAATCGGTCAGCGTCATACCATACGTCAAGCTGAGGAACGAAGTCGTGAGCGGTGCGCAGCCTGTCCCGGTGTTTCGCCGCGCGTTGCGCACGGCCGCGAACAAAGAGAGCGGGGCGGGCATAGTCGCTTAG
- a CDS encoding cation acetate symporter has translation MKRLLSPAVLAFVAFPALAAEPSSLARGHNPIAIGMFLLFVASTLFITRWAARKNHSVADHYAAGGKITAFQNGWAIAGDYMSAASLLGISALVFTSGYDGLIYSIGFLASWPIILFLIAEPLRNLGKYTLADVVSYRLQQQPIRAFAASSSIVIVLLYLVSQMVGAGKLVELLFGLNYTFAVVIVGLLMVIYVFFGGMLATTWIQIIKAVLLLAGAAFMALMVLVHFGFSLNALFAQAVIAHPKHAAIMSPGGLVSDPVSAVSLGLALIFGTAGLPHILMRFFTVADVKAARKSILYATGIVGVGYALIIVIGFGTIALVATDPQYHTASGAVIGGTNMVAIHLAHAVGGNVFLGFICAVAFSTILAVVAGLTLAGSSAISHDLYANVLRRGKASDREEMRVARMTTLVLGVLAILLGIAFEKQNIAFIVSLTFSIAASSNFPVLLLSVYWRGLTTRGAVLGGLVGLATAVTLTVLSPTVWVQVLGHAHALYPYEYPALFSMAAAFAAIVLFSLTDNSARATRERALFDAQLVECELGMVRHG, from the coding sequence ATGAAGCGCCTTCTGTCGCCTGCGGTCCTCGCCTTCGTTGCGTTCCCCGCACTCGCAGCCGAGCCCTCGTCGCTCGCGCGCGGACACAATCCGATCGCGATCGGCATGTTCCTGCTCTTCGTGGCCTCGACGCTATTCATCACCCGCTGGGCCGCCCGCAAAAATCACAGCGTGGCCGACCACTACGCCGCCGGTGGCAAGATCACCGCGTTCCAGAACGGCTGGGCGATCGCGGGCGACTACATGTCGGCCGCTTCGCTGCTCGGCATTTCCGCGCTGGTTTTCACGAGCGGCTATGACGGCCTGATCTACTCGATTGGCTTTCTCGCGAGCTGGCCGATCATTCTCTTCCTGATCGCCGAGCCGCTGCGCAACCTGGGCAAATACACGCTGGCGGACGTGGTCTCCTACCGCCTTCAGCAGCAGCCCATACGAGCCTTCGCGGCGTCCAGCTCCATCGTCATCGTCCTGCTGTACCTGGTCTCGCAGATGGTTGGCGCGGGCAAGCTCGTCGAATTGCTGTTCGGCCTGAACTATACCTTCGCGGTCGTCATCGTAGGACTGCTGATGGTTATCTACGTTTTCTTCGGTGGCATGCTCGCGACAACGTGGATCCAGATCATCAAGGCGGTTCTCCTGCTTGCCGGCGCGGCTTTCATGGCGCTAATGGTTCTCGTGCATTTCGGCTTCAGTCTCAATGCGCTATTCGCCCAGGCGGTCATCGCGCATCCGAAGCACGCCGCCATCATGAGTCCGGGCGGCCTCGTTTCGGATCCCGTTTCCGCGGTATCGCTGGGTCTTGCGCTGATCTTCGGCACGGCCGGCCTGCCTCACATCCTGATGCGATTCTTTACCGTCGCCGACGTCAAAGCGGCGCGCAAGAGCATCCTTTACGCCACGGGCATTGTCGGCGTCGGTTACGCGCTCATTATCGTGATCGGCTTCGGGACCATCGCGCTCGTCGCCACGGACCCGCAATACCATACCGCTTCGGGCGCCGTGATCGGCGGCACGAACATGGTGGCCATCCACCTCGCGCATGCGGTCGGCGGGAACGTGTTTCTCGGGTTCATCTGCGCCGTTGCGTTCTCAACCATTCTCGCCGTCGTGGCCGGTCTCACGCTGGCAGGCTCGTCTGCGATCTCGCACGATCTGTACGCGAACGTCCTGCGCCGAGGCAAAGCTTCGGACCGCGAGGAAATGCGCGTGGCGCGCATGACCACGCTCGTGCTGGGCGTGCTGGCGATTCTGCTCGGCATCGCATTCGAAAAGCAGAACATCGCCTTCATCGTGAGCCTGACATTCTCGATCGCGGCCAGCTCGAACTTCCCGGTGCTCCTGCTTTCCGTTTACTGGCGCGGCCTCACCACGCGCGGCGCGGTTCTGGGCGGGCTGGTCGGCCTCGCCACCGCCGTCACGTTGACGGTCTTGAGCCCAACCGTCTGGGTGCAGGTGCTCGGGCACGCCCACGCGCTGTACCCGTATGAATATCCCGCGCTGTTTTCCATGGCCGCCGCGTTCGCCGCAATTGTCTTGTTCTCGCTGACCGACAACTCTGCGCGCGCTACACGCGAGCGCGCGCTCTTCGACGCGCAACTCGTCGAGTGCGAGCTTGGCATGGTGCGTCACGGCTAA
- a CDS encoding FAD binding domain-containing protein: protein MKVIIAGGSIAGLAAALTLDCTGHDVEIYERSATPLRGQGGGVAVLRRMMAFLEQHGHHSRAMISVPTRRRRWIDRDGALTRDEPEMLPFSSWDAVYHSLCSTLPHERIRYGQTITGFNQDADGIDIHVGKCAVRADVLIAADGTGSTLRTRLFPGYAPSFAGYIAWRGIVDEADFDAEAIAVLVENMTLHKAPGELFMAFLIPALDGSVAPGSRRFNWLWYRNETDTEALRRHLTDRAGTVHHASIHAGQLSDRSVSTLRQLASERLPAVFAQLVLATRAPFVQAIFDALSPDFAQGRVALVGDAACTVRPHTASGTSKAAADAVSLAQALAPDATDVVQRLADWSAQRRAEVTSLLEKGPQLAASFGLGSPLRGPEQA from the coding sequence ATGAAAGTCATCATTGCCGGAGGCTCGATCGCCGGTCTTGCGGCCGCCCTGACGCTCGATTGCACCGGCCACGACGTAGAGATCTACGAGCGGTCCGCAACGCCCCTGCGCGGCCAGGGCGGCGGCGTGGCCGTCCTGCGGCGTATGATGGCCTTCCTCGAACAGCACGGACATCACAGCCGTGCGATGATCAGCGTGCCGACGCGCCGCCGCCGCTGGATCGACCGGGACGGCGCGCTCACGCGCGACGAGCCGGAGATGCTGCCATTCTCATCGTGGGATGCGGTCTACCACTCGCTTTGCAGCACGTTGCCGCACGAACGCATTCGGTACGGCCAGACGATCACGGGATTTAATCAGGATGCCGACGGAATTGATATTCACGTCGGCAAATGCGCCGTACGTGCCGACGTCCTGATCGCCGCAGATGGCACCGGCTCAACGTTGCGAACGCGGCTTTTTCCCGGCTATGCCCCATCATTCGCTGGCTATATCGCATGGCGCGGCATTGTCGACGAAGCGGATTTCGATGCCGAGGCAATCGCCGTGCTGGTCGAGAATATGACGTTGCACAAAGCGCCTGGCGAACTCTTCATGGCATTCCTGATCCCCGCGCTGGACGGATCGGTTGCCCCGGGGTCGCGACGTTTCAACTGGCTCTGGTATCGCAACGAAACGGACACCGAAGCGTTGCGCCGCCACTTGACTGATCGTGCAGGCACCGTTCATCACGCGTCGATCCATGCGGGCCAACTCTCGGACCGCTCCGTCTCGACGCTCAGACAGCTCGCCAGCGAACGGCTTCCTGCCGTATTCGCACAACTGGTGCTGGCCACGCGCGCGCCCTTCGTTCAAGCCATCTTCGACGCGCTGAGCCCCGACTTCGCACAGGGCCGCGTCGCGCTGGTAGGCGACGCGGCATGCACGGTGCGCCCGCACACGGCTTCCGGCACGTCGAAGGCCGCGGCCGACGCCGTCTCGCTCGCGCAGGCGCTTGCGCCGGACGCCACCGACGTCGTGCAGCGCCTTGCGGACTGGTCAGCGCAGCGACGCGCCGAGGTCACATCGCTACTCGAAAAAGGACCCCAGCTTGCCGCGTCGTTCGGACTCGGCTCGCCGCTTCGAGGCCCTGAGCAGGCGTAA
- a CDS encoding DUF3331 domain-containing protein, translating to MDPCANDEPWKQTILSLERASRSSTDIEAMDHASATRKADRGRTQQGTARSASHVPFSGYIRILERLSSTAVSLCWYDATCGHYADQLWKRTHSRRKTICTLTGRTVNRGDAIYRPYRRGLRPANANHSILACVLESSEGLDVELALGRRYELEH from the coding sequence ATGGACCCCTGCGCAAACGACGAACCGTGGAAGCAAACCATCCTCTCGCTCGAACGAGCCTCTCGCTCGTCCACGGACATCGAAGCCATGGATCACGCAAGCGCAACGCGCAAGGCCGATCGCGGGCGTACGCAACAGGGAACGGCGCGATCTGCATCCCACGTTCCGTTTTCCGGCTATATCCGCATACTCGAACGCCTTTCGAGTACAGCCGTCTCGCTCTGCTGGTATGACGCGACATGTGGCCATTACGCGGATCAGCTCTGGAAACGCACTCACTCGCGCCGCAAGACGATTTGCACCCTGACGGGCAGGACCGTCAACCGTGGCGACGCCATCTACCGCCCCTATCGCCGAGGCCTCCGGCCGGCTAACGCGAACCACTCGATTCTGGCCTGCGTGCTGGAGTCGTCCGAAGGGCTCGATGTCGAATTGGCATTGGGCCGTCGATATGAACTGGAACACTAA
- a CDS encoding LysR family transcriptional regulator, with amino-acid sequence MDKLQALRVFVVVTESGGFSSAARKLELATSSVTRAVDALEEALGTALLNRTTRQVTLSDAGKTYYLSAKRILEDIAEADAAVTDRGDAPSGPLRVSVPVEFARQCISPHLGAFLSRYPKLDLDITLTDTVSDLVSERIDLAIRLGTPPPDASVISRHIGNFSRYVVASHAYLSEFGTPAEPRELTTHQSLRFSYGADRQVWTFRKDGLQSEVAVMGRLKTNNSDILREAALNGAGIALLPSWLVAADVQSGRLTKLFEDYEVNPNNARSAVTALYLPNQRGSRRIAAFIELVTGAANLQ; translated from the coding sequence ATGGATAAACTTCAGGCGCTACGCGTGTTCGTCGTGGTGACGGAGAGCGGCGGCTTCTCGAGCGCGGCGCGAAAGCTCGAACTCGCGACCTCATCTGTCACGCGTGCTGTTGACGCGCTCGAAGAAGCACTCGGCACCGCGCTGCTCAACAGGACGACGCGCCAGGTCACGCTATCCGATGCGGGCAAGACGTATTACCTGAGCGCAAAGCGCATTCTCGAAGACATCGCCGAAGCCGACGCCGCCGTCACCGACCGCGGCGACGCGCCCTCCGGTCCGCTCCGGGTATCCGTGCCTGTGGAGTTTGCGCGGCAGTGCATCAGCCCGCATCTCGGCGCGTTCCTGTCGCGCTATCCCAAACTCGATCTGGACATCACGCTGACCGACACGGTTTCCGATCTGGTGTCCGAGCGGATCGACCTGGCCATCCGCCTTGGCACGCCGCCTCCAGACGCCAGTGTGATCAGCCGGCACATCGGCAACTTCAGCCGGTATGTCGTGGCCAGTCACGCTTATCTGAGCGAATTCGGCACGCCAGCGGAACCCAGGGAATTGACCACGCACCAGAGCCTGCGCTTCTCTTATGGAGCCGACCGGCAAGTTTGGACGTTCCGCAAGGATGGCCTGCAGTCCGAAGTCGCGGTTATGGGAAGACTGAAGACCAATAACTCGGACATTCTCCGCGAGGCGGCGCTGAATGGCGCCGGCATTGCGTTGCTCCCAAGCTGGCTCGTGGCCGCCGATGTGCAAAGCGGACGTCTGACCAAGCTCTTCGAAGACTACGAAGTCAACCCGAACAACGCCCGGTCCGCGGTAACCGCGCTTTATTTGCCGAACCAGCGCGGATCGAGACGTATCGCCGCCTTCATCGAACTCGTCACCGGGGCGGCGAACTTGCAGTGA
- a CDS encoding amidohydrolase family protein — MNCLCCISPGRRRVLGALTALAGTVVAGRTASAAEPQIETPRVAPAKVRSIDIHAHYYPESYCDLVGGDGKRFGGSFVCDDKSFIFQSPAGGLGPLPMKFINVDERLKDMDASGVDVQALSLSVPMAYWGDRTFNARLAREWNTAASRVYQQHPSRFVVLATLPMLNATDSIDELDRAAQLPGVRGVYMGTNINGLDLDDPRFSPIFARIEQLKLPVFLHPQQTVGGSRLGDFYLSNLLGNPFDTAIAGSHLILGGVLDRYPELHVTLPHAGGALPILVGRLDAGWTVRPETRRLAQRPSSYLRRFSYDTVSHSGPVLDYLMQNIGVDRLMLGSDYCFDMGYEQPVRFLDRLDLSAEQRAMILGGNAGKLLRI; from the coding sequence ATGAATTGCCTTTGCTGCATCTCACCCGGCCGTCGGCGCGTGCTAGGCGCGCTCACGGCCCTGGCCGGCACCGTCGTGGCGGGGCGCACCGCCTCCGCGGCTGAGCCGCAGATCGAGACACCGCGCGTGGCGCCGGCCAAGGTCAGATCGATCGACATTCATGCGCACTACTACCCTGAAAGCTATTGCGACCTTGTCGGCGGCGACGGGAAGCGGTTCGGTGGATCGTTCGTCTGCGACGACAAGTCCTTCATCTTCCAGTCGCCCGCCGGCGGTCTCGGTCCGCTGCCGATGAAATTCATCAACGTCGACGAACGCCTGAAGGACATGGATGCATCGGGCGTGGATGTGCAGGCGCTCTCGCTGAGCGTGCCGATGGCCTATTGGGGCGATCGGACGTTCAACGCAAGGCTCGCACGCGAATGGAACACGGCGGCATCGCGCGTTTACCAGCAGCATCCGTCCAGATTCGTTGTGCTCGCGACGCTGCCGATGCTCAACGCCACCGACTCCATCGACGAACTCGACCGGGCCGCGCAGTTGCCGGGCGTTCGCGGCGTGTACATGGGGACGAACATCAATGGGCTCGACCTCGACGATCCTCGGTTTTCGCCGATCTTCGCGCGTATCGAGCAACTGAAGCTACCGGTCTTTCTGCACCCCCAGCAGACCGTGGGCGGCTCACGGCTCGGCGACTTCTACCTGAGCAACCTGCTCGGCAATCCATTCGATACGGCAATCGCCGGTTCACATCTGATTCTCGGCGGCGTCCTCGACCGTTATCCGGAACTGCACGTGACGCTACCCCATGCGGGCGGGGCGCTGCCAATTCTTGTTGGACGTCTGGACGCCGGCTGGACGGTGAGGCCCGAAACGCGGCGGCTGGCGCAAAGGCCGAGCAGCTATCTGCGGCGGTTCAGCTACGACACAGTTTCGCATTCCGGCCCGGTGCTGGACTATCTGATGCAGAACATTGGCGTCGATCGGCTCATGCTCGGAAGCGACTATTGCTTCGACATGGGCTACGAGCAGCCAGTCCGCTTTCTGGACCGTCTCGACCTGAGCGCGGAGCAGCGCGCGATGATACTAGGCGGCAATGCGGGCAAGCTTCTTCGCATCTAG